One Dethiosulfovibrio faecalis genomic region harbors:
- a CDS encoding ACT domain-containing protein, whose amino-acid sequence MSGCSIDTIVCDVDVAKVAVLGVPDRPGIAAHLFSALKEAQVPVEMVIQSVMRGDVNDIAFLIKDSRIGEAIDVCRKMPGEIGAQGVTFDTEICRVALYGKGFSDRPELLSDAFSALAERGINLEMIVETPESLCCILAKSRSEEALDILKKRFDS is encoded by the coding sequence TGTTCCATAGATACCATCGTCTGCGACGTCGACGTCGCTAAAGTGGCGGTGCTGGGGGTTCCCGATCGCCCCGGCATAGCGGCCCATCTTTTTTCCGCCCTTAAGGAGGCTCAGGTGCCAGTCGAGATGGTCATTCAGAGCGTCATGAGAGGCGACGTAAACGACATAGCCTTTCTGATAAAGGACTCCCGCATAGGCGAGGCCATAGACGTCTGTCGCAAGATGCCCGGCGAAATAGGCGCCCAGGGAGTGACCTTCGATACCGAAATATGTCGAGTGGCCCTTTACGGAAAGGGCTTTTCCGACCGCCCAGAACTGCTGTCCGACGCCTTTTCCGCCCTGGCCGAGAGAGGCATAAACCTGGAAATGATAGTGGAGACTCCGGAATCTCTGTGTTGCATCCTGGCTAAATCCAGATCGGAAGAGGCGTTGGATATTCTCAAGAAAAGGTTCGATTCCTGA
- a CDS encoding aminotransferase class IV, protein MRLCYMDGNFLPFDRAALPLSDHIILRGIGVFDLVRTYGRRPMMMTYHLERLLKSASALGIENKLGVEAMKSIVREGIGRMDGDGEVLVNFYITGGDNFVDGCRFPDPRYFVSFQDLVLPDKELYSKGVRLFPLDRARLMPSAKSIDYSAALAKNSVDPGALEVLYCPGGGITEAGHSSFFMIKDGKVVTAPDDVVLAGTTRSLLLQILTENEIDLELRVPSLEELSEAQEAFITGSVKEIMPVVQVGDMTVGDGNPGEFTGRIRTLYRENIPRWLE, encoded by the coding sequence TTGAGACTTTGCTATATGGACGGAAACTTCCTTCCCTTTGATCGTGCCGCTCTTCCTCTCTCGGATCACATAATACTTCGAGGCATAGGAGTCTTCGATCTCGTCAGGACCTACGGCAGAAGGCCCATGATGATGACTTACCATCTGGAAAGACTCTTGAAATCCGCTTCGGCTCTGGGAATAGAGAACAAACTCGGAGTGGAGGCTATGAAATCCATAGTCAGAGAGGGAATCGGCCGGATGGATGGAGACGGAGAGGTTCTGGTGAACTTCTACATAACCGGAGGAGATAATTTCGTGGACGGATGTCGTTTCCCCGATCCACGTTACTTCGTTTCCTTTCAGGACCTGGTTCTTCCCGATAAGGAGCTTTACTCCAAGGGAGTCAGGCTTTTCCCCCTGGACAGAGCCAGGCTGATGCCCTCGGCGAAAAGCATAGACTACAGTGCCGCCTTGGCAAAAAACAGCGTCGATCCCGGGGCCCTCGAAGTGCTTTACTGTCCAGGGGGCGGAATAACCGAGGCGGGACACAGCAGTTTCTTCATGATAAAAGACGGAAAGGTCGTAACCGCTCCGGACGACGTGGTTCTAGCCGGAACCACTCGATCTCTTCTCCTTCAGATACTGACGGAAAACGAGATAGACCTGGAGCTGCGGGTTCCGTCTCTGGAGGAGCTGTCCGAGGCCCAGGAGGCCTTTATAACCGGATCGGTGAAGGAGATAATGCCGGTCGTTCAGGTAGGGGACATGACGGTGGGAGACGGCAATCCCGGAGAATTTACCGGTAGGATAAGGACACTATACAGAGAGAACATACCGAGATGGTTGGAGTAG